The DNA region GAAACTTGCTGTTCTAGGAACGGATTCCGCTCTGGGAAAACGAACTACGGCCTGGTTGCTTGTACATGGTTTTAGAGAAGCTGGTAAAAAAGCGGAAATAATTGGTACGGGCCAGACGGCTTGGATGCAAGGTGCAAAATATAGTATGGTAATGGACAGCTGTATCAACGACTTTGTTTCGGGAGAGATTGAACATGCTGTGGTAAGTGCGTACAAAAATGAAAGTCCAGATGTCATTGTAATTGAAGGTCAAGGTAGTCTGATGAATCCTGCCTATCCTGGTGGTTTTGAGATTTTGGCAGCTGGTAGACCTGATTATGTGGTTTTGCAACACGCCCCAAAACGAATGGAATATGATGGGTTTCCCGGTTACAAAATGCATTCTTTGGCAGAACAGATAAATGCCATTGAAGTGATTTCCGGAAAAAAAGTAATCGCTATTACCGTGAACCATGAAGAAATGAAAGAAGATGAAATACTAGAGGCTTGTAAACAAATTACATTGGAAACCAAGTTGCCTGCATTTGATGTTTTAAAATATGGCACCAAAGATTTGATAGCGTTGTTAAAGGAAAAAATTTAATGAAAATAACCAATGTATCCTACGAGAGGCTGGACCTAAAACTCTCATCGCCGTATACCATAGCGTACGAAACTATAGATAGCACGGTAAATTTTATTTTAAAAATAGAAACTGATAGCGCCCTAGTTGGCTACGGATGTGCAGCACCGGATAAACTGGTGACTGGAGAGCACCCCGCCGAAGTGGAAAGTGCACTAAAAGATATTATTATTCCCCATTTAAAGGGAAAAGACCCCTTTACCTATGCACGGGTATTGATGGAAATTAAAGCGGCATTGCCTAAAAAGTCAGCATCCTTGGCGATGGTAGATATGGCGTTACATGACCTAATTTCAAAGAAAGCGGATGTGCCTCTGTATCGATTTTTAGGAGGATATAGATTAAGCATACCAACGAGCATCACCATCGGGATTTTGCCATTGGAAGAAACCCTAAAACAGGCTCGTGACTTTGTTGATCAAGGATTTACAATTCTTAAAATTAAAGGCGGACATAACCTTGCAGAGGACATTGAAAAAATGACCTTGCTACATGAGAAATTTCCGGAGGTTACCTTTCGTTTTGATGGTAACCAAGGATATTCGGTAGTAGATTCTGTAGCTTTCGTTAAGGCTACCAGTCAAATTGGAATCGAGATTTTTGAACAACCAACAAAGCAGGAAAAGGAAGAACGATTAGGCGAGGTCATAGATCAGATCGATATTCCGTTAATGGCAGACGAGAGCTTAAAAACGTTGACGGACGTTTTTAGATTGGCACAAAACGAAAGGGTTGATATGGTTAATATTAAACTGATGAAAGTAGGCGGTATTTTTGAAGGCACGCGAATCAATTCCGTGGCAAAGTCCGCTAATATTGAAACCATGGTAGGTTGCAACGATGAATGTGCATTAGGTATTTCTGCCGGGCTTCACTTTGCGCTCTCAAGACCCAATATCAATTATGCAGATTTAGACGGACATCTAGAGGTGATGAAAGACCCGTTCAAAGATTTATTCAAACTAGAAAAAGGAATATTATACCCATCAGATGCTCCTGGTTTGGGAAAAATAAACTTTTAAAATTTATTTATCCTCATTGTTCTTTATAGATACTTCTCTGCGGAAAGGTATGAACAATGGGTCAACTTCTTTAGTCTCACCAACTACGGATTCAATTTCTCTTTTCAGGTAGTTTAAGTGGGCAATGGTCAACCTATCGGTCATTACAGGAATAGTTCTTTTAATTTTTCCCTGTAGGCTTATCAGGTTGTCCAATGCCAATGAACGAACATCCGTATTTGAGGTGTACCCCTTAGAAAGTTTTGCCAATATACCTTCTACCAAACCTTCGGCTTCATCTGGTTTGTAGAGCGTTATTAGGTTTGACACGTATGATTTTTGTAATTTTCTTCGATACGCATTTGTTTGATAAAATACGTTCATATCTCCCCAGACCAACTGATTCAAATCATCCATATAATCTTCAGGAAGATAAGGGTCTTCATTTTCATAACGCTCAGCTATAAAGGTCATACGGCTTAAACGGCTACCTCCCAAAAGGTTCATCATAACGCTTTCCATAGTCTTGGTAACCGACTCTTTTGATTGCGGAGATTGTATGGCGTTCAAAATATCATTTCGTAGCAACCACTTTGGTTCTTTAAAAATGTAATCGTTCAAAAATACCAATGCCTGCTTTTGTTTCTGCTTATCTACCGGGCGATACACTTCACCCTCCTCGCCCATAGTTTTTGGAGTAACATAAATTCCGCCTACATTTTTAGCAACGTGAAAAATATAGTCACTGTACTGCCCCACCAAATCTTTATAAATTTGGTCTAGGTTTGCATAATCATCGCTGCTTTTCTGTTGTGTCCATTTTTTTAGATACGGAGCTATTCGCTGTAGATTGAGAATACCGTACATACTGGCCTGCATGGCGTCATCACCTAAATCTTCCGTCTGGGACCTTGGGTCAAAATCACGGCCTTCACCTCCAAACCAAAGTCTGGGATTGGCAGAAACACTATCCACAACCATTTGGCTCAGCATTTCTTTTTCTTCATTCACCGACATATCATCGGCATATCTTGCGTAGCCCCATTGAATGGCCCATTTGTCATAATCGCCAATGCGTGGCATTAAATCCTCGGCAGGAATACTGTCCTCAGGTTGCGCTACGTAATTAAATCGGGCATAATCCATAATAGAACTGGTATGGCCATTCTTTTCTAGAAATTCAGCATCCCGTAGTTTTTCAACGGGAGTTGCAGAACTGGCACCCATGTTGTGCCTTAAGCCTAGCGTATGACCAACTTCATGAGAAGCCACAAAGCGAATAAGGTTTCCCATAAGTTCAGTGTCATATTCCATTTTTCTTGCACGCTCATCAACCGCACCTGCTTGAATCATGTACCAACTGTGTAACAGGCTCATAAGATTATGGTACCAGCCAATATGACTTTCTAGTATCTCTCCACTTCTTGGATCTACAATATTGGGACCGTATGCATTTTTTGAGGGTGAGGCAAAATAGCGTAAAACGGAAAAACGAGAATCTTCAAGACTCATGGATTTATCATTTTCGGGCCACGGCTTACCTATGATGGCATTTTTGAATCCTGCTTGTTCAAAAGCCACTTGCCAATCATTTATACCCTGTATAAGATAGGGCCTCCATTTTTTGGGAGTAGCAGGGTCTATGTAATAAACAATTGGTTTTTTAGGCTCCACCAATTCGCCTCGTTTCCATTTTAGGGAATCTTCGGCCTTCGGTTCTAAGCGCCACCGGTGAATGTAGGTGTTGCGGTCTACTTGCTGTTGGTCGTCTCCATATTCCAAATAGGAACTGGCAAAATACCCTACACGGGCATCGTATAGCCGTTTTTGCATGGGCACTTCCGGAAGTAAAATAAAAGAATTATTAATTTCCAGCGTAACTACACCAGCTAAAACAGCAGCGGGAAGTTCTTTTCTTTTGTCAGAACTAGCCCGGGCTTTATAGGTTTTTACCGTTTTTATTTCAGTATTGACAGGAAAGGAATTTATTTCCTTAATATAGGATTTGTCCTTTTCTAAAGAGATTAGTTTATAATCGTTCTTTTGGTCACCACTAAGAGCTAATAGCGGGTTCTCTCCATTTATAAAATCAGTAACCTCTATAACATGGGATTGTTTGTCCTCGTTGGTAGCTTTAATTTCAAAAGCTTCAAGAATAGGGGTTATATTAGAATTGTTGACCGCTTTGGATATGGCGTCTTCTTCACTTGCTGAACTCACTAATGTAGCAATGCGAAGAAAAATGTTATTGGAGGGACCTTTTTCAAAAGTTATAGTGTTTTCCGAAATTTTTTCGCCACCGTAATTACCAGCACCGGAGGGTGTTTTTATAAAACGTGTGACTACCAGCATTTCACGATTGAAAAGGCTATCGGGTATTTCAAAATAGTACTTATCTCCTATTTTATGAACATCAAAAAGACCGCTATTGGATACGGCTTCGCTTGTAATTAATCTGTCATACGCTTTTGCACTGGTTGATGCTAGACTTTCGACCTTGCCATTTTTGTTCGATTTTCGGGCTATGCCAATTGTACTGCAAGATGCAGCCAACAATAGCAACCCTATATATGTTAAAAGTTGTTTCATTGATATAAAATTTACCGATCCTATAATTTGGGATTACAGGTGATTATCGGTGTTCGCCCCTTAAAATGTACCCGTGATGGGTCTTTGTATAATTAGCGAACGCCTCAGTTCTTACTTTAGTATGGTTTTGGCTGGGTCTTCTTTGTTTTTAACAAAAAAAATGTACTGACCTTTAGTGGCTTACGCCTGTAATTATAGATATATACGGCAGTTTTAGCAAAAAAGACGAGTTTAAGATACAATTCTGATGTTTCTAATTCAACCAATTAAGAAAAAAATAGGAAAACCAAAATCCTTTGTAAGAATAACCTACGGCAAAGCGGTGATTTTATTATCTAATTAAAATCATAATAGCACCGAGTGCTGTTAACACCAGAATCATCTTTCGATAAAAATCCTCTTTAATAATTTTTACTAGGCGAATACCTAGAAAAACCCCAAGAATAATCCCGGGAATCAACTTTAAATCAAAAAGAAGGGTTTCAACCGTTATGGTTTCCCAAACAAAAATATGTAAGGGTAATTTTAGCACATTAATAATCAGAAACAACCAAGCAGCAGTTCCAATGAATTCATTTTTGGAAACGCGCATGGCCAAGAAGTAAATATTGCTAAAAGCACCTCCTAGGTTACCAATCATGGTAGTGATACCGGCAATGGTGCCAACCAGACCCGCAAACAACCAATGTGTGGGTACAGCTTGTGATTTTCGTCTGTCCCACCAATACATCATTACCACGCTAACTAGAATTATAATGGCCATGGCAATTTTAAACACACTTTCATCTAAATCATTTCCAATAAGTACACCGCAGGTAATCCCAACTAAAATCCACGGTAAAAATTTTACGATATGGGCCCAATTAGCATGACGGTTATAGTAAATTACTGCAAAAATGTCGCCTACGACCAATAACGGCACAACGATACCCGTAGATGCCTTTGCGGTAAAAGCCAGTGCCATAAGAGTAACGTTCACAATTGCAATTCCTTTAATACCAGCCTTTGAGAGTCCAATAACTGTAGCGGCCGTAAACGCAAGGGCCCAAGCGGTAAGCGTAATGTCAAAAGAAGTAGATAAAAACACAGAAAGAGGTTTGGTTGTCAAACAGCAAAAGTATCCTAAAAAATAATATCTTTAAAGGCTAATCCCAAAACCAACGGCTCTTAATGGAATTATCTACTCTAGATTACAGTTTTATCATTGTTTTTTTCTCCATAGTCCTAGGTATAGGGTTTTATGTTTCTAAAAAGTCTGGAAAGAACTCCTCGGAATTTTTTCTTTCGGGGAGGACTATGCCATGGTGGTTGTTGGGACTTTCTATGGTAGCCACAACTTTTTCTACGGATACGCCTAATTTGGTTACGGATATTGTTAGAACCAATGGGGTGTCCGGTAACTGGGTTTGGTGGGCATTTTTAATAACAGGTCTTTTAACCGTTTTTGTCTATGCTAAACTTTGGCGTAAATCTAACGTAAATACAGATTTAGAGTTTTATGAGATGCGTTATGGTGGTGCTCCTGCTAGCTTTTTAAGAAAGTTCAGGGCTATTTATTTAGGAGCGCTTTTCAACATTATTACCATGGCCTCCGTAACCTTGGCAGCAATTAAAATAGGCGGAATCATGTTGGGCCTTGAGCCTTGGGAAACTGTGGTTGGTGCAGGGCTGATTACGGTTACGTTTAGTGCTTTAGGTGGATTTAAAGGGGTGGTCTACACTGATTTTCTTTTGTTTTTTGTAGCTATGGCCGGTGCAATAGGAGCTGCATATTACTTGGTGAATATTCCGGAAGTAGGTGGCATTGAATCCCTAATGGCACATGATAATGTGATGAACAAACTTGATATTGTTCCTGATTTCAGCAATAGAAAAGCGCTGATTACACTTTTTATTATTCCGTTGGCCGTTCAATGGTGGAGCTCTTGGTATCCTGGTGCCGAACCAGGTGGTGGTGGCTATATTGCACAACGAATGTTGGCTGCAAAAGATGAAAACCATGCTATTGGGGCAACCTTCTTTTTTAACATCATGCATTATGCACTTAGACCATGGCCATGGATTTTAGTGGCCTTGGCATCATTGGTGGTATACCCGGATATTGCTAGTATTCAAGAGGCTTTCCCAAATATTGCGGAAGATAAATTAGGCCATGATCTGGCATATTCCGCTATGTTGACCAAATTGCCCAGCGGACTTCTAGGCGTTGTTTTGGCTTCGTTGATCGCTGCGTATATGAGTACGATTTCAACGCAATTGAACTGGGGTTCATCTTATATTGTATTTGATTTTTATAAGCAACAGGTAAACCCTAATGCTACAGAAAAACAAATGGTTGCTGTGGGTAGAATTTCCACGGTAGTGCTTATGATTTTAAGTGCAGGTTTGGCGTTGGCACTGGAAAATGCACTTCAGATATTTGATATACTGTTGACTTTTGGTGCGGGTACCGGACTCATTTTTATCTTAAGGTGGTTCTGGTGGCGAATTAATGCATGGAGCGAAATTACGGCTATGTTCGCTTCAGGAGTTATATCCATTTTACTAAAAACAACAGCTTTAGGGTCTTTTCTTTTTGCAGAAACAACAGGAGTTTTTCCAGATTGGTCAGAGTATCCTTTTGTAGTAGTACTTACTTCTGCAATTTGGTTGACGGCCACATTCATGACGCAACCGGAATCTAAAGAGACCCTCCGTTCTTTTTATAAGCGTATTCAACCGGGTGGTCCTGGTTGGTCCAAAGTGGTTGATGAAGCCAGTGCAGACGGAGAAAAAATAAAGAAAGATGATGAAAAATGGAGTGTGCCGCAAGGTATTAGCGCAATGCTTCTGGGTTGTGTGCTTATTTATACCATTATGTTCGCTACCGGATATTGGATTTACGGCAGAACCGAAGCGGCATTATTGCTTACGGGAATAGCTATTGTCTCAGGTCTCCTTCTCATACGAGCTTGGAATAAAATGAAAGAAAATATTTTATAGCAAATAAGCATGTTAAGCACTCTTATTCTCCGGGTTCTAGAATAATTTGTAAAACCTCATTATCATTGATTTCAACTATTGAAGTTGCTTTAACTTGGTTTTTGTTACCCTCTGAATCATACGTGTAGGATTTAAACGAAACTTGTTCTCCATCCTCAAATACTGCTATTTGATAGATAGTACGCGGTCCTTGTTCTAATTCCGTTAGGCTGTATCCGTTTAGACTCTGGCCATATTCCTTTTCTGAACCCGTACCATGTCTTAATTTAAAGGTTACATAGTCTGCTGAAAATCCGGTTGAATTGGCAAAAGAAATTCCGGTATCGGTAGAAATTTGTGCTTCACCGCTCACTAGGGTTGTCTCTTCTTCGTCTTTTGAACAGCTCACTGAAACTATCAGGGCTACACTGCAAAGTAGGTATACAATGTGTTTTTTCATAACTCAATTTTTTTAGGAGGATTTGGGATCTCCTGATTTGGGAAAGTGTAGTTTCCTAACACCTTATGAATCAACGTCTGTTAGGTTGGGTTATTGTATTAAATCGTTGTTCGGTAGTCAATATTGAGAAAGGGAAAGTTCTACAAAGTAGAGCATACCAATTAGAGAAAACCTACGTTATAAATTATCCAAACCTTTTTCAAATTGACCTACACATGAGATTTTATCGTCTTCTATTAGTGGCTTTTGTCTTTTCGGCGTTATGTGTCCAAGCACAAGAAAACAAGAAAATTGACCCCTATTGGCAACTTCTTTTAAAGAACCAGAGACAAGAGGCGCAAGCTAAATTTCAGAAAAAAAACAAAGGAGGTTTGTCAGGCTTACTAACCGCAGAAATCATTGCCAATGAGAACGGAATGTTCAACTCTCCGGAAGGGTTTGTCAACGATGTAATTTCTCAGAAAGATTTTGAGTATTACTTGTATGCTTTGTGGAACAATAGTTTCTTTTTTGATTCTTATCTCAGTTCGGGATTCAACAAAAAAAATATAGCAAACGTTAATAGTATACCTCTCGCCTCAATTAAGAATACAACGGTAAAAGAATCGCTTCGGTATTTAAAATCAGCGGTAGCCCAACACTCAGATGATTGGAAAACGTATAATCAACTTAATAACGCTATTCCAGCCATTAAAGCATGGCAATTCTGTGGTAGTTTTGAGAACTTAAATGGTAGTGGTTTGGCTACTGAATATGCTCCGGAGAAGAATGTAGCTTCTAAAACTAATTTTAACGCCAACAGTAATGGATTTATTAATTGGTACGAACAGAAAGGAAGAGAGACGGAAGCATATCAATACTATTCCAACCATTCAGAATATGGTGGTGGCGTTAATTACGCGCAGACTTTTATCACCAATCCAACGGCAAGAAAAGCGGTTGTGCGTTTAGGAAGTTCTTCTTTTGCTAAAGTTTGGTTAAACGATGTGTTGATTTATGAAAACACAAACGATGGCATAACCGATTTAGATGCGTATAACGTACTTGTAAATCTTCCTGCCGGAACTAACAGGCTTTTGGTTAAAAGTGCCGATCAAAGCGGAATAGCCTATTTTATTGTCAGAATTACTGACGAAGAAGGCAATGCTTTTAACGACTTAAAATATAGCGCAGCGCCAAGTACATATCAAAAAAGTTCTTTGGCAAAGATTGCTCCTAAGGAACTTCCACATGCTGTTGAGGCATTTTTTCAGAACAAATTAAAGCAAGATCCAAACAACTTCTTTAATACGGTTTGTTTGGTAAGTGCCTATTTAAGAAATTCAAAATTTAACGAGGCCAAAGCAATTTTACAGCCTTGGATAGAAGTCTATCCTGAAAGTTCCTTTTTGAGAAAATATCTTATTGAGTGCTACACCAAAGAAAAGGATTATACGTCGGCAAAAGAATTGCAAAAGAATATTGAAAGTGATGATGAGAAATACTATTTATCATACATCTATCGCTTTGAAGATTCAAGAGAACTTTTTAAACTGCCATTACCGGAGTTTGAAGCTTTTGTAGAAGAATTTTCAGCTTCGACGGATATGGATATTCTAAAACAATCGGCAAAATTACTACTTCATATAAGACAAGAAGATAAGTCGGCCGTAAAGGAAACGTTGCGCATAATTACAGAAGAGTACAAGGACCAACTGAGTATTCTCAAAGTATACCTTAATATTTATTCGGCCTATTTAAATGAGGATGATAGGGCTATTGCAATCCTAGAGGATATAGATAAAAACTATTTTGATTACAGTGCGTTAAAGTCGCTTGCTAGTTTCTATAACAAACAGGATAGGAAGGAAGAAGCTCTGGCGCTTTTTGAAAAGCGGTATAATTTAGTGGACCATGATAACATCTACCTATCAGATTATATAGCGTACCAACATGAATATAAAAAGTATGAAGAGTCTCTGCCATATATAGATGAGATGCTTAAGAACTTCCCCTATTCGTTTGTGGCTATGGAATTAAAAGGTACTGCTCTTGAGCAATCCGGACGTAAAAAAGAGGCCTTGGTTTGGTATGAAAAATCATTGAAGCACAATGGGGCTAATTCCGCTTTGCGAAAAAAAATAGACGATTTATCCAAAGGTAAGGATTATCTAGAAGATTTGGCAACACCGGATATATATGAGTTTATGGCCAAAACCCGTAATAAAGGCGTGAAGGGCAACTATGGGTATAATTATTTTTTAGATGAAAGTTTGCTTCAACTGTATCCAGAAGGTGGTGGAAAATCTCGGACGCGTTACGTGGTTGAAATTACTAGCGATAGTGGTATAGAATCTTTAAAGGAAGTAAATCTGGGCCTTAGTGGCAACTATCACATTAGAAAATCTGAAATTGTCAAGCCTAATAAAAAGATAGTTCCTGCTTCTAAAAGTGGTTCCAGTATCGTTTTCAATAATTTAGAAATAGGTGATATTATATATGTGGACTACGAAAGCAGTTATTCTAGTAGCGGACGATTTTACAAGGACCATGTAGACTATTTTCAGTTTGATTCTTTTCACCCTATACACAAAAACACATTAAAAATTTTAGTGCCCAATGGTAAGGAATTCACCACTAAAACGCTCAACGGTGAGGTGAAGTATCAAAAGCGAAACATAGATGATTATGTATATCACCAGTGGGAAAGCATTGACCAAAAAGAAATGACCCCAGAAGAAAACTATATGCCAAGCCTTAGTGATGTGGCCAGTTATGTGCATGTGAGCACCATAGGTTCTTGGGATGATATTGCCAATTGGTATTCAGATTTGGTACGCCCGCAGATTGTCATTAATTCGGATGTTCAGGAAGCGTTCAAATCAATTTTTCCTTTGGGGAGCGATGCATTTTCAGAAGACGAGAAAGCATCCAAAATCTATTATTATATCATGGAGAACTTTAGCTATAGCCATGTAGGCTTTAGGCAAAGTGGTTTTGTTCCGCAAAGACCATCAAAAACCATAAAATCCAAATTGGGCGATTGTAAAGATTTTTCAACCTTGTATGTAACCTTAGCTCAAATGGCCGGTTTAAAATCGCATTTGGTTTTAGTGCTTACTTCAGATTATGGCGAAAGTACAATGGTACTTCCTAGTCAAGATTTTAATCATTGTATTGCCAAAGTATTCATAGATGGCAAACCCCAGTATTTGGAATTAACGGATAATAATATGCCATACAAATCCATACCTACAAGTTTGGAAAGTGCTACCGCTCTGGATATCCCTAACAAATGGTTGAAAGGCGTTCAAAAAGGTATTTATAAATTAAAGGATATAGATCATACCGCCACCGTCTTGGAAAGCAATATGGAGTATGTTATTGGAGAAGGTTCACATCAGTTACAAATAGAGTCTGTTTTAAGCGGAAGTATCAATTCTCATTACGCAGCTATTTTTAAGGAGAACAATTATGAGGTGGTAAAAAAGAGCATTACGGACGATTTTAAAAGTAGAATTTCTGAGGATTTTACTTTTGACAGTATTCGCAATATTGAATACGAACTTCGTTCGCCCGTCCTAAAATACACATCAGATTTAACCGTAAACGAAAAGTTAGACGAGATTGGAAGCATGCGGGTATTCCGTATTCCAGCGGTAAACAATGCATATAACACATCAATCATTCAAGATGATGAACGTGCCTACCCAATTGATTATTTGTTATACGAAAATGCAGATGTCTATAAGTCTAGCTATGTTATCAAATTAAAAGAAGGAGAGCGTTTTGTTGAAATTCCTGAAAGTGCTGATTACAGCTTCAATAAACATTCTTTTAAGATTGATTATGAGTTGGCAAAAGAAAATGAGTTGCATATTAAAATTGTAGCGAAAACTTCAAAAGAACGTATCGCCGCAGAAGATTACAACGGTTTTAAAGCATATGTAAAAGCAGCCCTAGATGCTAAGCAACAGCTAATCGGTTTTAAGAAAAAGAAAAAAGAAACTAAAGTTAGCTTTTCAGGCAAAAAGTGATTTACGCCTTATTCTGGTAAGACATTAACTTTGCTACATATTTGCCAATAACATCAAACTCAAGGTTTACCGTTGTACCAATTTGGTATGATTTAAAACGTGTGTGTTCGTAGGTGTATGGAATAATGGCAACGCTGAAGCTATTCTTTTCTGAATTTACTACCGTAAGGCTTGTACCATCTATAGTTATAGAACCTTTTTCAATAGTAGGATTTCCGGTGCCCGCATCATATTTAAAGGTGAAAAACCAGCTGCCGTCTTTTTCCTCAATAGCTTTGCAAACTCCTGTTTGGTCCACATGGCCTTGAACAATATGCCCATCTAAGCGGGAACCAAGAATCATGGCGCGCTCCAAGTTTACGCTTTCACCTTCTTTTAGTTCATCTAGATTGGTCTTCTGTAAAGTTTCGTCAATGGCCGTTACCGTATAGGTGTCTTCATCTAATGAAACCACGGTAAGGCAAACACCATTGTGCGATACGCTCTGATCGATTTTTAATTCTGGCGTTAGCGAGGATTTCACTGTAATATGAAGGTTGCTACCATCTTGTTCTAATTGCTGTATTTCGCCCAAAGTTTCGATAATGCCCGTAAACATGTTCCGTTAAATTTAAGTAGTTTTGTACCTTAGATTGATAGAGATTGTTTTGACAATATCTCTAGGGCAAAGGTAAAGAATAAGATGCAGGAAGAAGGAAAAATTAAACTAGGTATTTCAATAGGCGATTTAAACGGAATAGGTTGCGAGGTTGTTCTCAAAACCTTTGAAGATGCTCGCATGCTAGATTTTTGTACGCCGATTATATTTGCATCCAACAAAACTATTTCTTTTCAAAAAAAGGAATTGGGTCTAGATATCAATTACCATGGTATTACAGATGCTTCAAAAGCGGTAGACGGTAAAATAAACGTGGTTAATGTTTGGAAAGAAATTCCCAAGACCAAGTTTGGAGAAGCTACTGAAGAAGGCGGAAAATATGCGATAAAATCGCTAAGAGCTGCCGTTGATGCTCTTAAAAATGATACCATAGATGCTTTGGTAACGGCACCTATCAATAAAAATAACATTCAGGCGGAAGATTTTAAATTTCCGGGCCACACGGATTTCTTGGCGCAAGAACTAGAGGGAGAAAGTCTAATGTTCATGGTTACGGATGACCTTAAAGTGGGCTTGTTAACTGATCACGTTGCGGTAAAAGATGCTCCGGCAGCCATAAATGCAATATTGATCAGAAACAAAGTACGGACCATAGAAAAATCCTTACAAATGGATTTTGGTATACGTGCCCCCAAAGTAGCATTGTTGGGTATTAATCCGCATAGCGGAGATAATGGTATTATAGGCAAGGAAGATGATGAGATTTTAAAACCTGTTATCAAAGAAATGTCAGAGGCCGGTCATTTGGTTTTTGGGCCTTATTCCGCAGATAGCTTTTTTGGTTCTGATGCCTATAAAAATTTCGATGCTATTTTAGCCGCTTATCACGATCAAGGGCTTATACCTTTTAAGACCCTTTCATTTGGTAAAGGTGTTAACTATACCGCAGGGTTATCTAAAGTGAGAACATCCCCAGACCATGGAACAGCTTATGAAATAGCAGGAAAAGGCAAGGCAGATCATAGTTCTTTTAAAGAAGCGGTCTTTACGGCATTGCATATTTTTAAGAATAGAAAAGAATACCAAGAACTTACTGAAAACCCTTTACAGAAGCAGCGTGTAAGGCGTTAGAGGGGCGTTTTTGGGGTGCTGAAACGTGTTATTTTTGAGAATTGGTCTAAAAGATAGTCGAACTTATTGAATTCCAATTAAAAAAGGGTTGTAAGTTTATTAAATAATAGTATCTTTGCACCCGCCTTTAATCGGGCGGTGTATTAAAATAGTGTTGAAAT from Zobellia alginiliquefaciens includes:
- a CDS encoding transglutaminase domain-containing protein, whose amino-acid sequence is MRFYRLLLVAFVFSALCVQAQENKKIDPYWQLLLKNQRQEAQAKFQKKNKGGLSGLLTAEIIANENGMFNSPEGFVNDVISQKDFEYYLYALWNNSFFFDSYLSSGFNKKNIANVNSIPLASIKNTTVKESLRYLKSAVAQHSDDWKTYNQLNNAIPAIKAWQFCGSFENLNGSGLATEYAPEKNVASKTNFNANSNGFINWYEQKGRETEAYQYYSNHSEYGGGVNYAQTFITNPTARKAVVRLGSSSFAKVWLNDVLIYENTNDGITDLDAYNVLVNLPAGTNRLLVKSADQSGIAYFIVRITDEEGNAFNDLKYSAAPSTYQKSSLAKIAPKELPHAVEAFFQNKLKQDPNNFFNTVCLVSAYLRNSKFNEAKAILQPWIEVYPESSFLRKYLIECYTKEKDYTSAKELQKNIESDDEKYYLSYIYRFEDSRELFKLPLPEFEAFVEEFSASTDMDILKQSAKLLLHIRQEDKSAVKETLRIITEEYKDQLSILKVYLNIYSAYLNEDDRAIAILEDIDKNYFDYSALKSLASFYNKQDRKEEALALFEKRYNLVDHDNIYLSDYIAYQHEYKKYEESLPYIDEMLKNFPYSFVAMELKGTALEQSGRKKEALVWYEKSLKHNGANSALRKKIDDLSKGKDYLEDLATPDIYEFMAKTRNKGVKGNYGYNYFLDESLLQLYPEGGGKSRTRYVVEITSDSGIESLKEVNLGLSGNYHIRKSEIVKPNKKIVPASKSGSSIVFNNLEIGDIIYVDYESSYSSSGRFYKDHVDYFQFDSFHPIHKNTLKILVPNGKEFTTKTLNGEVKYQKRNIDDYVYHQWESIDQKEMTPEENYMPSLSDVASYVHVSTIGSWDDIANWYSDLVRPQIVINSDVQEAFKSIFPLGSDAFSEDEKASKIYYYIMENFSYSHVGFRQSGFVPQRPSKTIKSKLGDCKDFSTLYVTLAQMAGLKSHLVLVLTSDYGESTMVLPSQDFNHCIAKVFIDGKPQYLELTDNNMPYKSIPTSLESATALDIPNKWLKGVQKGIYKLKDIDHTATVLESNMEYVIGEGSHQLQIESVLSGSINSHYAAIFKENNYEVVKKSITDDFKSRISEDFTFDSIRNIEYELRSPVLKYTSDLTVNEKLDEIGSMRVFRIPAVNNAYNTSIIQDDERAYPIDYLLYENADVYKSSYVIKLKEGERFVEIPESADYSFNKHSFKIDYELAKENELHIKIVAKTSKERIAAEDYNGFKAYVKAALDAKQQLIGFKKKKKETKVSFSGKK
- a CDS encoding sodium:solute symporter family protein, whose amino-acid sequence is MELSTLDYSFIIVFFSIVLGIGFYVSKKSGKNSSEFFLSGRTMPWWLLGLSMVATTFSTDTPNLVTDIVRTNGVSGNWVWWAFLITGLLTVFVYAKLWRKSNVNTDLEFYEMRYGGAPASFLRKFRAIYLGALFNIITMASVTLAAIKIGGIMLGLEPWETVVGAGLITVTFSALGGFKGVVYTDFLLFFVAMAGAIGAAYYLVNIPEVGGIESLMAHDNVMNKLDIVPDFSNRKALITLFIIPLAVQWWSSWYPGAEPGGGGYIAQRMLAAKDENHAIGATFFFNIMHYALRPWPWILVALASLVVYPDIASIQEAFPNIAEDKLGHDLAYSAMLTKLPSGLLGVVLASLIAAYMSTISTQLNWGSSYIVFDFYKQQVNPNATEKQMVAVGRISTVVLMILSAGLALALENALQIFDILLTFGAGTGLIFILRWFWWRINAWSEITAMFASGVISILLKTTALGSFLFAETTGVFPDWSEYPFVVVLTSAIWLTATFMTQPESKETLRSFYKRIQPGGPGWSKVVDEASADGEKIKKDDEKWSVPQGISAMLLGCVLIYTIMFATGYWIYGRTEAALLLTGIAIVSGLLLIRAWNKMKENIL
- a CDS encoding riboflavin synthase — protein: MFTGIIETLGEIQQLEQDGSNLHITVKSSLTPELKIDQSVSHNGVCLTVVSLDEDTYTVTAIDETLQKTNLDELKEGESVNLERAMILGSRLDGHIVQGHVDQTGVCKAIEEKDGSWFFTFKYDAGTGNPTIEKGSITIDGTSLTVVNSEKNSFSVAIIPYTYEHTRFKSYQIGTTVNLEFDVIGKYVAKLMSYQNKA